The Nocardioides ginsengisegetis region TCAACGCCGAGATCGACGACGTGCGCTGGGTGGACTTCGACGAGGCGGTCGAGCTGCTGACCTACCCACACGACGTGGACACGCTGCGCGAGGCGGCCAGGCGGCGCCGCAAGACCCACGCGCTCGTGGTGCTGCGCCACGGCCAGGCCCGCTCGCGGAAGGCGTGGCGCAAGGACGACCGGCTGCGCCCGCTGATGGCCGCCGGGCGGCTGCAGGCCCAACACCTGGTGCCGGTGCTCGCGGCGTACGACGTGACCCGCGTGGTCAGCTCCAGCTCGACGCGCTGCGTGGAGTCGGTGGCGCCGTACGCCGACGTCACGGGCTGGAAGCTCGAGCTCGAGGACGCCCTCAGCGAGGAGGCGGCCACCGCGCACGAGGTGCTGCGGGTCGTCGACGACCTGGTGCACGGTGACGAGGGGGCGGTGCTGTGCAGCCACCGTCCGGTGCTGCCCGCCGTGTTCGACGCCCTGGGGCTGCGCGACCCGGATCTGGAGCCCGGGAGCATGCTCGTGGCGCACGTGCGCAAGGGGGCCGTGGTGGCCACGGAGATCCAGTCCGTGCGGTGATCCAGGGTCCCGCTGTCAAGCAATCCCGGCCTTGTTCACGTGATCGCCGTCTCATCAGTGCCGGTTTGTGGACGATTGGGCGATTCGAGTTCACTCCTCGTTCACCGACGCCCCCGAAGCCGTCCATCTGCGCTGCCTAGCGTCCTTGATGTCATCACCCCAGACATCAGGAGTTACGAAGTGAAGAGCACTTCCGTCCGCCGGGCAATCGTGCCCGGGATCGCTGCCCTCACGCTGGCCCTGTCCGCCTGTGGCGCCGGCAACGAGTCGTCCAGCACCGACAGCAGCTCGAGTGGCTCGGTGAGCGGCACCCTGAACGGTGGCGGCTCGTCCGCCCAGGAGTCCGCGCAGGCTGCGTGGAAGGCTGGCTTCCAGGGCGCCAACAGCGGCGCCACCGTGAACTACGACCCGGTCGGCTCCGGCACGGGTCGCGAGAACTTCATCAACGGCGCCTACAAGTTCGCCGGCTCCGACTCGGCGCTCAGCACCGACGAGGGCGAGCTCGACAAGGCCAAGGAGGCGTGCGGCGGCGAGGACCCGATCGAGGTCCCCGCGTACGTGTCCCCGATCGCCGTGGTCTACAACGTCCAGGGCGTCGACAACCTCCAGCTCGACGCGCCGACGATCGCCGAGATCTTCGCCGGCAAGATCACCAAGTGGAACGACCCGGCCATCGCCGACCAGAACCCCGACGCGAAGCTGCCGAGCACCACGATCACGCCCGTGCACCGCTCGGACGACTCGGGCACCACGAACAACTTCACCGACTACCTCGAGCAGGCTGCCGAGGGCAAGTGGACCTACCCGGCCGACAGCATCTGGCCGATCAAGGGCGGCGAGGCCGGCGACGGCACCTCCGGCCTGGTGGCCGCGGTCAAGGCCGGCGACGGCACCATCGGCTACGCCGACGAGAGCCAGGCCGGTGACCTCGGCGTCGCCTCGATCAAGGTCGGGGACAGCTACAACGCCCCGTCCGCCGAGGGTGCCGCCCAGGTGCTGGCGAACTCGCCGCGCGTCTCGGGCCGGGCCGACACCGACATGGCCATCGAGGTGGACCGCAAGGACACCGACGCGGGCGCCTACCCGCTGATGCTCACGTCGTACCTCATCGCCTGCCAGCACTACGACACGCAGTCCGACGCCGACCTGGTCAAGGGCTACCTGTCCTACGCCGTGTCGACCGAGGGCCAGCAGGCCGCGGCGACGCAGGCCGGCTCGGCGCCGCTCGACAGCAAGCTGCAGCAGGAAGCCGCAGCGATCGTCGACAAGATCGCCGTCAAGTAACGTCCGAAACACTGCATCATCGGATGCGGCGGGCCGAAAACTCGGCCCGCCGCTTCCGGCATTCCGAGTGAGATCACAGGAGCACCCGTGTCAGCCACTCCCACCCTGAAGGATCCGGAGGCGTCGCCGGCGATCCAGACCGGCAACCGCCGGCGCGGCGACGCCCTCTTCGCCGGTACGGCGCGCGGCGCCGGACTGGTGATCCTCGCGGCGCTGGCCGGTGTCGTGGTCTTCCTCGCGATCGAGGGCATCCCCGGCCTCAACGAGACCTCCGGCACCTACGCGCCGCACGACTCGTTCCTCAGCTACACCGCGCCGCTCGTGTTCGGCACCGTGCTGGCCGCCGTCCTGGCGCTGGTGATCGCCGTGCCGTTCGCCTTCGGCATCGCGCTGTTCATCTCGCACTACGCACCGCGCCGGATCGCCGTCCCCGTGGCGTACGTCATCGACCTGCTCGCGGCGGTGCCGTCGGTGGTCTACGGACTGTGGGGCGGGCGCACCCTCGGCAAGTACATCGTCCCGGCGCACGCCTGGCTCGCTGACCACCTCGGGTTCATCCCGCTCTTCAAGGGGCCCGCCTCGGTCACCGGCCGCACCATGTTCACCGCCGCCATCGTGCTCGCGATCATGGTCCTGCCGATCATCACCGCGATCTCGCGCGAGGTCTTCGCGCAGACGCCGCGGCTCCACGAGGAGGCCGCCCTCGCGCTGGGCGCCACCCGGTGGGAGGCGATCCGCCTCGCGGTCTTCCCCTACGCCCGCTCCGGCATGGTCTCGGCCGTGATGCTCGGTCTCGGTCGTGCGCTCGGCGAGACGATGGCCGTGGCGATGGTGCTCTCGGCCTCGCCCGTCGCGACCCTGAACATCATCTCGAACACCAACTCCGCGACGGTCGCCTCCAACATCGCGACGAGCTTCGCCGAGGCCACGCCCGCCAAGCTGCACGTCCTGATCGCGACCGGGCTCGTGCTGTTCGCCGTGACGTTCGCGGTGAACTTCGCCGCCCGCTGGATCGTGGGCCGCAACGAACGGAGGATGGCCCGATGAGCGAGACCCAGCTCGCGATGGCCAACGGCCCGTCGCTCGCGCTCTCCCAGCCGCGGCTGCCCCGCTGGGCGCCGATCCTGGTGGCGGTCCTCGCGATCGCCGCCGCCGGCCTGCCCGCGATGATCCTCGGCTGGGGCCTCGTGCCCTGGCTGCTGCTGGCGGTGCTCCTCTTCGCCGTGGGTCTCCCGCTGTGGTCCGGCCTGGTCGAGAACCGCCGCTCCGCGGTCGACCGGCTGATGACGACCCTGATCTGGGCCGCCTTCGCGGTCGCCCTGATCCCGCTCGTGTGGCTGCTGTGGACCGTCGCGCGCATCGGCGGGCCCCGCATCAACGTGGAGTTCCTGACCTACTCGATGCGCAACATCCTCGGTGACGGCGGTGGCATCTACCACGCGCTGCTCGGGACGTTGCTCATCACCGCTGCGGCTGCTGTCATCTCGGTGCCGATCGGCATCTTCGCCGCGATCTACCTGGTCGAGTACGGCAAGGGCAAGACCCTGGCACGCCTCATGACGTTCCTCGTCGACGTGATGACCGGCATCCCCTCGATCGTGGCCGGCCTCTTCGCGCTGGCGCTGTTCGTGCTGCTGTTCGGCCCCGAGACGCGTCTGGGCTTCGGCGGCTCGGTCGCGCTGTCGCTGCTGATGATCCCGATCGTGGTGCGCTCCACCGAGGAGATGCTGCGGCTCGTGCCGGACGACCTGCGCGAGGCGTCGTACGCCCTCGGCGTACCGAAGTGGCGGACGATCACGCGCGTCGTGCTGCGCACGGCGCTCGGCGGCATCATCACCGGCGTGACGCTCGCGGTCGCCCGGGTGATCGGCGAGACGGCGCCGCTGCTGGTGATCGCCGGCCTGTCGGACTCGACCAACACCAACCTGTTCCACGAGCGGATGACGACGCTGCCGGTGTTCATCTACTACCAGTTCACCCAGCCGGGCGTGGTGCCCTTCGGCAGCCATGGCGAGGCGCCGGGCATTGCGCGAGCATGGGGGGCGGCACTCGTCCTCATCGTGCTCGTGATGGTGCTGAACCTGCTGGCCCGCCTCATCGGCAAGATCTTCGCCCCCTCCAAGGGCTGACCCAGAAAGGCTGAGCCAGACCATGGCCAAGAGCATCGATGTATCGGACCTCGACATCTACTACGGCGACTTCAAGGCCGTCGAGGGTGTCAACATGACCATCAAGGCGCGGTCGGTGACCGCGTTCATCGGCCCCTCGGGCTGCGGCAAGTCGACCATGCTGCGGTCGCTGAACCGCATGCACGAGGTGATCCCCGGCGCGCGCGTCGAGGGCAAGATCATGGTCGACGGGCAGTCGCTGTACGACGCCTCGATCGACCCGGTCGCCGTGCGCCGCCAGATCGGCATGGTCTTCCAGCGGCCCAACCCGTTCCCCACGATGTCGATCTACGACAACGTGCTCGCGGGCAACCGGCTGAACGCCAAGAAGATCAAGAAGGCCGAGGCCGACGCGATCGTCGAGCGCTCGCTGACCGCCGCCAACCTCTGGAACGAGGTCAAGGACCGCCTCGGCAAGCCCGGCATGGGCCTGTCCGGTGGTCAGCAGCAGCGACTCTGCATCGCCCGCGCGATCGCCGTCGAGCCGCAGGTGCTGCTCATGGACGAGCCGTGTTCGGCGCTCGACCCGATCTCGACGTCGGCGATCGAGGACCTGATCCACGACCTGAAGTCCGACTACACGATCGTGATCGTCACCCACAACATGCAGCAGGCCGCGCGGGTCTCCGACGACACCGGCTTCTTCAACCTGAAGGCGGCTGGACAGCCGGGTCACCTGGTGGAGTTCAACCCGACCAAGAAGATGTTCACCAACCCCGACCAGGAGTCGACCGAGGCGTACATCTCGGGGCGGTTCGGCTGAGGGTGGTGTTGTCGGGATAGTCCGGCACGTTTCTGTTGTTCTCGAGCACTTGGGCTCAAGGGGTGGATGCAACACCACGGCTTGAGGGGTGTTGCAGATGGGCCGTCCGGGATATTGCCGCGAGGTCCGGTCACGGTTCTGGGATGGGATCCGGGCCGGCCTGCTGATCGGGGAGGCCGCGCGAGCCGCCGGTGTGTCGGTCAACTGCGGGCAGGCATGGTTCCGTGAGCGTGGCGGGGTGTGTCCCTCACGCCAAGAGCCCGGGTCTGTTCGCCCCCGGTTGACGCTGGAGCAACGCGAGGACATTGCCGCCTTCTGGTCGGAGGGGATGTCCAAGGCTGAGATCGCCCGCGAGGTCGGTGTGCATCGCTCGACCATCGGGCGGGAGCTGGCAGCCGGCAGCACCTACTTTCCCGACCGGCGGCCCAAGTACCGTGCCACGGTCGCGCAGGCCGCGGCGGACCGGCGAGCGAGTCGACCCAAGACCACGAAGCTGGCCGGCAACCCTGCCCTGGCCGCGGAGGTGGCTCGTCGGTTGGAGGAGGAGCACAGCCCCGAGCAGATCGCGGCACGGCTGAAGATCGACTTCCCCGACGATGAGGACATGCAGGTGAGCCACGAGCCGATCTACCAGGCGCTGTTCGTCCAGGGACGCGGCGAACTGCGCCGGGACCTGCACAAACGGCTACGCACCGGCCGGGTGTTGCGCAAGCCACGTCGACCGGTCGGGCAACGCGGGGGCAGCAAGATCCCGGACATGGTCAACATCAGCGAGCGTCCGCCCGAGGTCGAGGACCGAGCCGTGCCCGGCCACTGGGAGGGCGACCTGATCGTGGGGGCCAGCTCCCGGTCCGCGATCGGGACCCTGGTGGAGCGCGCCACCGGGTTCACCATGCTGCTGCACCTGCCGGAGAACCACGGCGCAGACACCGTCGCCGCTGCGATGATCGAGGCGATGAGCCGGCTGCCCGAGACGCTGCGGCAGACCCTGACCTGGGACCAGGGCCGCGAGATGGCCAGCCACGTCCGGATCGCCGCCGCCACCGACCTGGAGATCTACTTCTGCGACCCGCACTCGCCCTGGCAACGCGGCACCAACGAGAACACCAACGGGCTGCTGCGCCAGTACTTCCCCAAGGGCGCCGACCTCTCCCTCTTCGGCCCCGACTACCTCGAGCACGTGGCCCGAAAACTGAACAGCCGACCCCGCAAGCGACTCGGGTTCAAGACCCCCGCCGAAGCTCTCGACGAACTACTCTCACAACCCACAGATCCGCACGCTGTTGCATCCACCGGTTGAATTCGCCGCACGTGGAACAACAGAAACGTGCCGGACTATCGCCGTTTCGGGGGCCTGTGGATAGCCGACGAGCGGGGTCGTCGATCCGGGTAGGTCCATCCCATGGACCGATCCTTCACGCCCTCGACGTTTCACCCGCGGCGGCCGGGCATCTACGCCCCGCTGCGGATCGACGCCTGCGGACGCGCCGGACCGACTCCGGAGGCGGTCAGGTGGAGCAGGTGGCGGCGTACGAGTAGTGGCTTCTACCTGCCCGCTGACCTGGAGCTGATCCAGCCCGAGCAACGGATCGTCGAGGCTGCTGCCGTGCTTCCCGAGTACGGCGGAGTCACGGGCTGGGCCGCACTTCGGTGGCTCGGAGCGACCTGGTTCGACGGTGGCGCCGGTCGGGACGACGTCCACCTTGCCATCGGCCCGTGCAACGTCCGGGCGCAGAAGGGCATCCACCCGTGCGAGGAGAAGCTCGCTCCGGAAGACCTCACCGAGCTCGACGGACTGCGCATCACCTCAGCAGTGCGCTCGACCTGCTACGAGATGAGGTACGCGGCCACCCTCCGGCTCGCCGTCGTCGTCCTGGAGATGGCGGCGTACCACGACGTCGTCTCGATCGAGGAGGTCCGGGCCTACGCCCGCTCGCTCGCGAGCTGGACCGGCGTCCCCCAGCTCCGTGCCGCGCTGGCGCTCGCCGAGGAGAACAGCTGGTCGCCGATGGAGACACTGATGCGCCTGGTGTGGATCCTGGACGCGTGCCGGCCGCGTCCGCTGTGCAACGTGCCCGTCTTCGACCTCGCGGGTCGGCACTTGGGGACTCCCGACCTGCTGGATCCTGTCGCGGGGGTGTACGGCGAGTACGACGGCCATGTCCACCTCGTCGAGGACCGACGCGCACCTGACCTCGACCGCCTGGAGCTGTTTCGCTCGGTGGGGCTGGAGGGCGCCGTCATGGTGGCGGCGGACCGTCGCGATCCCTCACAGTTCGTGCGACGACTGCTCGGGGCGTATCGCCGTGCCCGGAACCTCCCGGAGGGAGCGCGGCGGTGGACGCTCGAACCGCCCGGGTGGTGGATCGACACCACCACCGTGGCCGCCCGCCGAGCGCTCATCGGTCGCGATCGTCGGTTGCTCGCCCACCGGAACCGTCTGAGGGGCCCGCTGGCGGGGTAGTCCGGCACGTTTCTGTTGGTCACGGGCGTGCCGAACAACAGAAACGTGCCGGACTATCCCAGCCGACCCTCAGGAAGGAATGACGAGGTGCAGCACGCCGTAACAGGCGGCGGCGGCCAGACCGGCCATGGGGAAGGTGAGGACCCAGGCGGTGACGATCGAGCGGGCCATGCCCCAGCGGACGGCCGAGAAGCGCTTGGTGGCGCCGGCGCCCATGATCGAGGACGTGATCACGTGGGTGGTGGAGATGGGGGCCTGGAAGGCGAAGGCGGTCGTGTAGAGCACCGACGCGCCGACGGCCTCGGCGGAGAAGCCGCGGGCGGGGTCGAGGTGGATGATCCGGCGGCCGAGGGTGCGCATGATGCGCCAGCCGCCGGAGTAGGTGCCGAGCGAGATGGCGGACGCGGCCGCGATGACCACCCAGAGGGGGAGGGCGTCGGAGGTGACGTACGACGGGTCCTCGATCGTGTGGTACGCCCCGAGTGCCAGCACGATCACGCCCATCGTCTTCTGGGCGTCCTGCAGGCCGTGGCCGAGGGCCAGGGCCGCGGCGGAGAGCGTCTGCATCATCCGGAAGCCGCGGAAGACCTTGTGGGGGTTGCGCTTCCGGAAGATCCACATGATCGACAGCATCACGATGAACGCCGCGATGAAGCCGAAGACCGGCGAGGCCACCATCGGGATGACGACCTTGTCGAGGATGGTCTGCCAGTTGACCGTGGCGCCGCCGACGAGCGCCGCCCCGACCAGGCCGCCGATGAGGGCGTGCGAGGAGGACGACGGCAGGCCGAAGTACCACGTGATGAGGTTCCAGATGATGGCGCCGAGGAGGGCGGACATCACGATCACGAGCCCGTGCCGGGCCGCGACGCCCCCGATCGTGTCGGAGACGGTGTGCGCGACCTCCTGGCCGAGCAGCGCGCCCACGAAGTTCATCACCGCCGCGAGCAGCAGCGCGATGCGCGGCGTGAGTGCCCGGGTCGAGACCGAGGTGGCGATGGCGTTGGCGGCGTCGTGGAAGCCGTTGGTGTAGTCGAAGGCGAGAGCGATGCCGACGACCGCGATGACGATCGCGAGATCCACGCTCAGGACTCCTTGACGGCGATCTGCTCCACCGTGTTGGCGACCTTCTCGAACGCGTCGATGGCGCCCTCGAGCGACTCGACGATGTCCTTGAGCTTCAGCACCTCCATCGCCTTGAACTCCCCGGAGAAGAGGTTGGCGAGGGTACGGCGGTGGTTCTTGTCGCCGGCGTTCTCGAGGCGGTTGATCTCGATCCAGTACTCGTCCATCGACTGCATCGACTGCAGCTGCGGCATGGCCGCGGCGGTGATGTCGGCGCAGCGCTGGATGACCTCGACCTGCGCGGAGAGCTCGGCCGGGAGGACCTTCACCTCGTAGAGCAGGATCATGTCGACGACCTCGTCCATGAGGTCCATGACGTCGTCGAGGCCGGACGCGAGGTGGTAGATGTCCTCGCGGTCGAACGGCGTGACGAAGGTGGTGTTCACGCGCCGGACGATCGCGTGCATCGTCTCGTCGGCCTGGTGCTCGGCCTCCCGCATGCGGCGGGCGACGTCCTCGCGGTCGGAGGAGTCGCTGAGCATCTCAGCGAGCAGCTCGGCACCCACGACGAGGTGACGAGCTGATTCGGTGAAGAGGTCGTAGAAGGTGGTGTCGACCGGACGGAATCGCAAACCCACGGAAAACTCCTGGTGAGGAGAAGCAGAACGGCCATCATGCTAGGGGGTCGCGAGCGCGCACACGCAACCCTCGCCGGTGTGAGGCCGCGCTCAGCTCCCGTTGGCCAGCTCCCGGGCGGCCTGGCTGCGCCACTTGCGCTGGTGTTCGATCAGCGCCTCCTGCAGGTGTACGGCGCCCCCGTTGCGGACCCATTCCCCGTCGGGACCGAGCAGCCACGCGCTCGTGTCGGGCGAGAAGGACAGGTCGAGCAGCCGTGCGATGGCCCGCAGGTTGTCCTCGCCGGGCAGCCGCACCAGCACCTCGACCCGCCGGTCGAGGTTGCGGTGCATCATGTCCGCCGACCCGATCCACGCCGAGGGCTCGCCGCCGTTCTCGAACCAGAACACCCGGCTGTGCTCGAGGAACCGGCCCAGGACCGAGCGCACCTCGATGTTCTCCGACAGCCCCAGCACCCCGGGTCGCAGCGAGCAGATGCCCCGCACGATCAGCTGCACTCTCACCCCCGCCTGCGAGGCGAGGTAGAGGGCGTCGATGACGGCCTCGTCGACGACGGAGTTGGCCTTGATCCGGATCCCCGCCGCGCGGCCGGCCTCGTGGTGCTGGATCTCGCGGTGGATCTGGTCGACCAGCCCGGTGCGCACGGAGTCCGGCGCGACCAGCAGCTCCTGGTAGGAGGCGTTCCGCGACCACCCGGAGAGGTTGTTGAACAGGTGGGCGATGTCGTCGGTGATCTTCGCGTCGGTGGTGAGCAGCCCGAGGTCCTCGTAGAGCCGCGCGGTCTTGGAGTTGTAGTTGCCGGTGCCGATGTGGGCGTAGCGGCGGATGCCGTCGGGCTCGTCGCGCACCACCAGCGCGAGCTTGCAGTGGGTCTTCAGCCCGACCAGGCCGTAGACGACGTGGCAGCCGGCCTGCTCGAGCTTGCGCGCCCAGCGGATGTTGGCCTGCTCGTCGAAGCGCGCCTTGATCTCCACGATCACCAGCACCTGCTTGCCGGACTCGGCCGCGTCGACGAGGGCGTCGATGATCGGGCTGTCACCGGAGGTGCGGTAGAGCGTCTGCTTGATCGCCAGGACGTGCGGGTCGGCCGCGGCCTGCTCGATGAACCGCTGCACCGACGTCGCGAACGAGTCGTAGGGGTGGTGCAGCAGCACGTCGCGGCGGCGCGTGGACTTGAAGATGTCGACCGGTGCGGCGGACTCGACCTCCGCCAGCCGGGAGTGGGTGGTCGGCACGAACGCGGGGTACTTCAGCTCCTCGCGGTCCAGGTCGGCGATGTCGTGCAGACCGCGCAGGTCCAGCAGCCCCGGCACTCGGAACACCTCGTCGGCGGTCACGCCGAGCTCGGAGATCAGCAGGTCGAGCACCTGCGGCGAGATCGTCTCCTCGACCTCGAGCCGCACCGGCGGGCCGAAGCGGCGCCGCAGCAGCTCCTTCTCCAGGGCGGCGAGGAGGTTCTCGGCGTCGTCCTCCTCGACCTCGAGGTCCTCGTTGCGGGTGACCCGGAAGCTGTGGACGTCGCCCACCTCCATGCCCGGGAACAGCCGCTTGAGGTGCTCGCGGATGACGTCCTCGAGCGGCACGAACCGCTGGTTGCCGAGCGGCACGAAGCGGGCGAAGATCGGCGGGACCTTCACCCGGGCGAAGTGCTCCTTCTCCGTCTTCGGGTTGCGTACGACGACGGCCATGTTGAGCGAGAGCCCCGAGATGTAGGGGAACGGGTGCGCCGGGTCGACGGCCAGTGGCGTCAGCACCGGGAAGACGCGGTCGCGGAAGAGCCGCTTGCAGTACTTCTGCTCCTCGCGGTCCAGCTCGTCCCACCGAGCCAGCTCGATGCCCTCGGCGGTCAGCTCCGGCACGATCACCTCGCGGAAGAGCAGGGCGTGCCGCTCCATCAGGTCGCGGGTGGTGGTCCAGATCTGTTCGAGCACCTCGCGGGGCAGCAGGCCCGACGCGGCGCGTACGGCGACGCCGGCCGCGATCCGGCGCTTGAGGCCGGCCACGCGCACCATGAAGAACTCGTCGAGGTTGTTGCTGAAGATCGCGAGGTAGCGGACCCGCTCGAGCAGCGGCAGGGTCGGATCCTCCGCAAGCTCCAGCACACGCTGGTTGAAGTGCAGCCAGGACAGCTCACGGTCGAGGAAGCGGTCGTCGTACTTCTGGACGGCCTCGAGGGACTCGTCGTCGGGGACGTAGGGCGGCTCGACGTCGAAGGTCTCGTCCGTGGCGTGGTCGTCGGGCGGGGTCACGACGGGGCTCGGCACGGTCTCCGGAGTCATGGGTCCAGTGTGGCATCGGGAGGTGAACACGCGGGGTGGCTGTCGGAGGGGTCCCGGATGCTGTACAAAACGGAGTGTGGGCAACGGTGGGGTGGGGGTTCGTCGTGTCCTCGAGCCGCACCCCTCGAGCGTGCGCGAGGCACGGCAGTACGTCCGCGACGTGCTGCGGGCGGCCGGTCGCGAGGACCTCGTGGAGACCGCCGAGCTGCTCGTGAGCGAGCTGGTCACCAACGCGCTGGTGCACGTCGGGTCCGGCCTGGAGATCGCCGCCTGGGTCGAGGGTGACGTGCTGCGGGTCGAGGTGGGCGACGCGAGCCCGCACGCGCCCCTGCCCCGACACCACCCGGTCACCGCAGGCACCGGCCGCGGCCTGCGCCTCGTCTCCTCGATGGTCGACCGGTGGGGCACCACCCCGCGCGGCGTCGGCAAGGTGGTCTGGTTCGAGCTGGAGAACGGCGACCACGAGCCGGACCTCGGCGACTGGGACGTCGCCGACCTCGAGGACGACCAGTCAGGTCGGGTGGTCGCGCCGGGCGGCTCGCTGCCGCGTCCCCTCGACGTCGAGCTGCTCAACGTGCCGCTCCTGCTGCACACCGTGTGGCAGCAGCACGCCGACGCGCTGCTCCGCGAGCTGCTGCTGATCCGCATCGGCGCCGGCTCCAACACCGACGAGCTGTGGGCGCACGCGCTCGCCAGTGAGGCGATGTCGTTCCTCCAGGAGAACCTCCCGACCCCGAACGTCGGTGAGGACGCCGACGAGCTGATGGTCAGCGCTGTCGAGCCGTTCGTCTCCAGCGACCGCGAGGTGTTGCACGTCCCGGCCGAGATCGTCGACCACTTCCGGGTGCTCGACGAGACGCTCGAGGCCGCCGTGGGGATGGCCGAGGCGGGCTTCCTGCTCACCCCGCCGACCCAGCCCGAGGTCCAGGCGTTCCGCCACTGGATCTGTGGGGAGATCCAGCGTCAGGCGATCGGCGAGGCGCCGATCCCGTGGTCCGACGTCCCGACCTCGGCGCCCGCACCCGCGGCCCGTATCCCGCTGGGCTGGACCTCCGACGAGGTCAGCGGCTCCGCGCTGGCGGTGATGGCCGCCGACGACACCAACCGGTTGATCGCGGCCAGCCCGTCGGCGCTCGAGCTGCTGGGGTACGCCGGACCCGAGGAGCTGGTCGGCCGCCGGCTCGTGACGATCATCCCGGCCCGTTTCCGCCAGGCCCACGTCGCCGGCTTCACGCTCCACCTCGCCAACGGCCGGGCCCCGCTGCTCGACCGCTGGGTCACGGTCCCGGTGCTGCGCAAGGACGGCTCGGAGATCGACGTACGCCTGCTGGTGGCGGCCGAGATGCTGCCGGCCGGCCGGCGCGTGTTCGTGGCGAGACTCGAGCCCGCCTGAGCCCTACTCGCGGGTAGATTTGCCGCGTGGCCATCCAGGAGAAGCTCACCGCCGTCAACCACCGCGTCCAGGGTCCCCTGCTGAGGGCGACCCTCGGCCTGCCGGAGCGGGTCCAGCGGGTTCTGGCCGGCCGGCCCGTGGTCCGGGACGGGCAGACCCTGGCCACCGACACCCAGCTGGCGCTCCGGCTGCAGAAGCTGGCCGGCGAGAGCGGCGCCGAGACGCTGCCGCTGGCCGAGGGCCGGGCCGCAACGGTCCGGCACGCGAGCGCGGCCGGGGGCAGCCAGCGCATCGGCGCGGTCCGCGACGTCCCGGTCGGCGACCGGCCGGGCCGCCTGTACGTCCCCACGGACGCGCCGACGCCCGGGCCGCTGCTGGTCTTCTTCCACGGCGGTGGGTTCGTCTTCGGCGACCTCGACTCCCACGACGCGGGCTGCCGGTTCCTGGCCGAGCGCAGCGGCTGCCGCATCCTCGCCGTCGACTACCGGCTCGCGCCGGAGTCGCCCTTCCCGGCCGCGCACGACGACGCGATCGA contains the following coding sequences:
- a CDS encoding DUF47 domain-containing protein: MGLRFRPVDTTFYDLFTESARHLVVGAELLAEMLSDSSDREDVARRMREAEHQADETMHAIVRRVNTTFVTPFDREDIYHLASGLDDVMDLMDEVVDMILLYEVKVLPAELSAQVEVIQRCADITAAAMPQLQSMQSMDEYWIEINRLENAGDKNHRRTLANLFSGEFKAMEVLKLKDIVESLEGAIDAFEKVANTVEQIAVKES
- a CDS encoding RNA degradosome polyphosphate kinase, whose protein sequence is MTPETVPSPVVTPPDDHATDETFDVEPPYVPDDESLEAVQKYDDRFLDRELSWLHFNQRVLELAEDPTLPLLERVRYLAIFSNNLDEFFMVRVAGLKRRIAAGVAVRAASGLLPREVLEQIWTTTRDLMERHALLFREVIVPELTAEGIELARWDELDREEQKYCKRLFRDRVFPVLTPLAVDPAHPFPYISGLSLNMAVVVRNPKTEKEHFARVKVPPIFARFVPLGNQRFVPLEDVIREHLKRLFPGMEVGDVHSFRVTRNEDLEVEEDDAENLLAALEKELLRRRFGPPVRLEVEETISPQVLDLLISELGVTADEVFRVPGLLDLRGLHDIADLDREELKYPAFVPTTHSRLAEVESAAPVDIFKSTRRRDVLLHHPYDSFATSVQRFIEQAAADPHVLAIKQTLYRTSGDSPIIDALVDAAESGKQVLVIVEIKARFDEQANIRWARKLEQAGCHVVYGLVGLKTHCKLALVVRDEPDGIRRYAHIGTGNYNSKTARLYEDLGLLTTDAKITDDIAHLFNNLSGWSRNASYQELLVAPDSVRTGLVDQIHREIQHHEAGRAAGIRIKANSVVDEAVIDALYLASQAGVRVQLIVRGICSLRPGVLGLSENIEVRSVLGRFLEHSRVFWFENGGEPSAWIGSADMMHRNLDRRVEVLVRLPGEDNLRAIARLLDLSFSPDTSAWLLGPDGEWVRNGGAVHLQEALIEHQRKWRSQAARELANGS
- a CDS encoding PAS domain S-box protein; its protein translation is MGPVWHREVNTRGGCRRGPGCCTKRSVGNGGVGVRRVLEPHPSSVREARQYVRDVLRAAGREDLVETAELLVSELVTNALVHVGSGLEIAAWVEGDVLRVEVGDASPHAPLPRHHPVTAGTGRGLRLVSSMVDRWGTTPRGVGKVVWFELENGDHEPDLGDWDVADLEDDQSGRVVAPGGSLPRPLDVELLNVPLLLHTVWQQHADALLRELLLIRIGAGSNTDELWAHALASEAMSFLQENLPTPNVGEDADELMVSAVEPFVSSDREVLHVPAEIVDHFRVLDETLEAAVGMAEAGFLLTPPTQPEVQAFRHWICGEIQRQAIGEAPIPWSDVPTSAPAPAARIPLGWTSDEVSGSALAVMAADDTNRLIAASPSALELLGYAGPEELVGRRLVTIIPARFRQAHVAGFTLHLANGRAPLLDRWVTVPVLRKDGSEIDVRLLVAAEMLPAGRRVFVARLEPA